The window AGCCAGCATCGGTGAGGTGGAATCGAGCATCGGCGATCACCACGCCGCTCAGCAGGCGTATATCCGCGAGTATCTGTCTGCCGCCCACCGCGACCATCCCGGGCAGGGGTGCCCCACCGCCGCACTCGTTCAGGATGTGGCCCGCACCGGCACAGCAGACACCCGCCACACGCTGGCTGAAGGCGTGGAGAGCTTGGCTCGGTGGCTCGACAGCGGCGATCAGGACGGACTGGTGACCGCCTGCACCCTGTTCGGTGCGCTGCTGGTCGCCCGCGCCGCTGAGGGGACCCCCCTTGCCGATCAGGTTCTCGAACGCGTCGGCGCAGCTCTGACCCAGGCCAGATGAGGCCCACCGCTGTTTTCGGGGGCTGGAAAGGGGAGAGGAGGCGACGACAGCTCAGAAACAGATAGACGGCATCCGAGCTGTCTTCGGTGCATTGATATGGCGCACGAGTTCTGCCGCGTGACAGGTGTGAACCACAGCAGCCGCTTCAGCCGTAACAGGGGCTGAGAGGAAGACTGGACACGCCTTCGTCTGAGATCTGCGTAGTGCCGCTGAACTGGGAGTGAAGGGAGTGTGACCTTCTGGGGCTGGCTACTGGACCCAGCGGCCTTCTCGCAGAATGGTCACCGGCTCGCCGTCTGCTTTCAGAGCTGTGACCTGGAGCCTTGGAGAACCCACCATGAAGTCCAGGTGCACCTGACTGTGGTTGCCGCCTGCTGCCTGGAATTCGGTCAGGCCGAGTTCTGCACCGCCCGCAAGCGTGACCGGGTACGCCCGGCCCAGCGCCAGATGGCACGAGGCGTTTTCGTCGATCAGGGTGCTGTAGAACGTGCGGTGTTCGCTCGACACCAGGCTGCCCTCGCTCACCAGCGCCACTTCGCCCAGATGGGCCGCGCCTTCGTCTGTCTCCAGCAGCTGCCGCAGAGTCGCCTCGCCGACAGGGCAATGCAGGGCCGTGACTCTGCCCCCTTCAAAGGTCAGATCGAGTTCTTCGATCAGCTGGCCGTGGATGACCAGCGGGCGGGTCATGCGGACGCGACCTTCGGCAGCGAGGCGGTGAGGCAGGGTGGAGATTTCCTCGGTGGGCATGTTGGGAATGCCGTACAGGCCGAACGTGCTGGGAACCAGCGGTCCGAACCAGCGGTGGCCTTCGGGCAGACCGATGTGCAGATCGGTGCCGGGGCCTTCAAAGTGCAGTTCGTGAATATGCAGGGCGTCCAGGGCCGCGCAGCGCTGCATCAACCGGGCCGCGTGGGTCTGCCAGGCCAGTGCCGGGTCGGGGGTATCCAGCCGGAGGAGTCGCGCCAGCACCTGCCACAGCCAGTTCAGAGCTTCCTGCGGCGGGAGGTCGGGGCGCAGCAGTTCGGCCCAGGCAGGCGTCGCCACCGCCATCACCGACCAGTTGAACTGAACCCTTGACCGCCGCATCCCGTAAGACTCCAGAGCAGCGTTTCTGGCGGCGGCAGCCAGGCCGACCCGCTCAGCTGTCACGCTGCCCACCACCGACTGGGGTTGGGGCGCGTGCAGGCTCAGGATGGGCTGACCCGCTTCTGCGTGGGCATTGAGCGCCTGTGCCGTCCAGGCAGGAAAGATCTTCAGGCGCTCCAGAGCAGCGAACTGCACCTTCAGACTGTTCGCCTGGGCATCTTCGTACAGGATGTCCACGTCGGCGGCTCCTGCATGGTAGGCAGCCTGCGCGATGGCCTGAGCCACGGAAGACGCTTCGGGTGGACTGACGATCAGCAGGTGTTGGCCAGGCAGAACCGGCACGGCAACCTGCACCGCCAGCTCAGCGTAACGGCGGTAAAAAGCTTGATCTGGCATGGATGTTCCTTTCGACTACACCAGGCGCGGCGGCGTGCTGATCGTCAGAATACGGGCCGTGTCTTTGCCCGGATTGCTGAGCCGATGTGGCAGGGCGCTGGGGTAATACGCGCTGTCGCCGGAGCGCAGGGTACGGGTAGGGGCCTCGTTGACGGTGAGCTGAAGCTCGCCTTCCAGGACATACACGAATTCTTCGCCAGCATGCCCGGTGTCGTTGCGGTGTTCGGTCGACGGCTCCAGGGTCAGCAGCACCGGCTGAATTTTTTGCAGCAGATTGTTGAACAGAATCTGCACCTGAACTCCGTGACTGAGTTCCACCGTGCGCGGAGCCTCGCCGTGCCGCACGATCTTGAGAGAGTCGGCGCGGCGGTCATCCGGTAATAAATCTGCGGCACTCAGATGAAAGGCGGCTGCGACCCGTTGCAGCAGCGTGGCTGAAACGTCGGTCTGGCCGCGTTCGAGCATGCTCAGAAAGCTGCGTGAGCACTGGGCGGCGTCTGCAAGGTCCTGCAAGGTCATCCCGCGAGCCTGCCGCAGCGCCCGCAGACGTTCGCCCAGATACAGGCGTTCGGGATGCAGACGCTCAGGCAGATCTTTATTGTTCACGCGGGTTGAAGGTGTCACGCAGTCCGTCTCCTAGAAAATTGATCGCCAGCACCGTTACCAGAATCGCCGCGCCGGACGGCAACCACAGCCACGGCTGAGATTGTAATACTGTAATGGTTCGGGCGTCTGACAGCATGTTGCCCCACGACGCCACGGGTTGCTGTACGCCAAGTCCCAGAAACGACAATGCGCTCTCGGTCAGGATCGCCTCGGCCACGCCCAGGGTGGTCTGCACGATGATCGGTGCGGCGGCATTGGGCAGGATATGGCGAAACATCAGGCGCGGGTCGCCTGCCCCCAGCGCTCTGGCCGCATCGACATATTCCAGATCGCGCAGCTTGAGCGTCTCGCCGCGCATCAGCCGGAAGGTCGGTACCCAGCTCAGCAGGCCGATCACCGTCACCGTCGTGAACAGGCTGGGCGGCACGAAACTGGAAACGGTCAGAATCAGAAACAGGCTGGGAAACGCTGCCACTGCGTCGGTGAAGCGTGACAGCAGCGTATCGGTCCAGCCGCCCCGAAACCCCGCGATCACGCCCAGCACCACGCCGATGACCAGTGCCAGCAGCGCCGCGCTGATGCCGATGGTGAGTGAAACCCGCGTGCCGAAGATCAGGCGCGAGAGCACGTCGCGTCCCAGCGTGTCGGTGCCGAGCCAGAATTCGCGGGTGGGCGGGCTGGCGAACTGGATGTTGCCGCTGGGACCGGTTGCCAGATTGTACGGATCGTAGGGAGCCAGCAGCGGCGCAAAGATGCCCACCAGAATCAGGAGTATCAGGACCACCACGCTGATCAGGGCCAGGCGGTGCCGGGTAAAGCGGCCCAGGCTCCTTCCTCCGACAGACCGAGTGCGCGTCAGAACGGGTGCGGCGCTCATGATTCCAGCCTGACACGCGGATCGATCAGGCCGTACAGCACATCGGCCACCAGGCTGCCAACAATCACCAGTACGGCTGTGATGGTGTTGATCGCCATTGAAACCGGGTAATCGCGGGCAAATACCGAATCCACCAGCAGGCGACCCATGCCCGGCCAGGCAAAGATGGTCTCGGTGATGACCGACCCGGCAAAAAAGGCGGGCAGCGAGAGGCCCAGCAGCGTCACCACCGGAATCAGGCCATTTCTGAGGGCGTGCTTGAACAGGATGGAGACTTCACCCACGCCTTTACTGCGGGCCGTGCGAACGTAATCCTGACGGAGCGCTTCGCTGACCGAGCTACGAACATGCCGCAGGATGCTCGCGGTGCCGGTCAGAGTCAGGACACAGACCGGAAGCACCATATGCCACAGCCGGTCAAACAGCAGCGCCCACCCCTGATGGTCGGCGCTGTAATTCTCGAAGCCGGAGGTGGGAAACCAGCCCAGCTGCACCGAGAACAGATAGATCAGGCTGAGGCCAAAGAAGAAACTGGGGATGCTGATGCCCGCGAACACTAGCATGGTGCTCAGGTAATCGATGATGGAATACGGTCTGGCAGCGCTGTAGATTCCGATGCCGAGCGCCAGCACCACGATCAGCACGAACGAGGTCAGGGTGAGGAGGAGTGTCGGCCCCGCCCGCTGTTTGAGCAGGGCCGTGACGCTCTCACCGTTTCTGACCGAGTAGCCGAAATTCCCCTGCGCCAGATTGGAAACCCAGCTGAGGTACTGCAGCGGCACGGGCTTGTCGATCCCGAGCGCCGTCTCGGCCCGGCTGATCTCCTGCGGGCTCATGCGCGGATTGATAAAGGTCTGCATCGCGTTGCCGGGGGCTAAGTTCATCACGGCGAAGCTGATAAACGACACGATGATCAGCAGCACGGCACCCTGTAGTCCCCGCCTGGCGATGAAGGGCAGCACTGCTTACTGCACCCACCAACGGGCCACGTTCACATTGACCCCCCGGATATCCGGCGCGAAGTTGTGCAGACGGGTCTGGCTGCCGTACAGCGCCTGCGCCTGCGTCAGCGGAATCCAGGGCAACTGATCGCGCATCAGCAGGCCGAACTGGTTGTACAGCGCTTTGCGGGCGGTCTGTGCGACGGTTTCCTGGGCCTTTGTCAGCAGGTTGCCGCCCGCCGCGTCGGTGTAGCCGGTGAAGTTGTAGCCGTTGGGCGGCTGACCGTCTGCCGTAAAGTACGACAGGTACTCGCTCGGATCGCGCTCGATTCCGAAGCCCAGAATAAACAGGTCGAAGTCGGTGGCGTTCACGGCGCGGGGCTTGTTCTGCCCGTCTTTGGGCAGCAGGTACGTGACCAGCGTGGGAAAGTCCATGCTCTGCAAATCCACCTGAATGCCGATCTGGCGCAGGTTGGCCTGAATCAGGGCCGCGCCCCGCTCACGAACCGGGTTTCCGGTGGTGTAGAACAGGCGCAGTTTCAGGGTCTTGCCGTCCTTGCTCCGCACGCCGCCGCTCATGGTCCAGCCTGCGTCGTCCAGGGTTTTCTGAGCCAGTGCCGGGTCGTAGGGAATGGGCCTGACGTTGCTGGGGTAGGCCCAGTGTGATTTGGGGAAAATGGTATCGACCACCGTGCCGTAACCCGACATCAGCCCGGTCACGATGGCTTTGCGGTTGATGGCGTAGGCCATCGCCGTGCGAACCGCCTTGTCGGCCAGGACGGGGTTTCTGAGGTTGGTGCCCACATAATCGAAATCCAGCTGATTGACGACCGTCAGCTTGACGTTGGCGTTGTCTTTGACGCTCGCCACACTCGGCACCGGTACCGGAGCGGCGTCCACCTCACCCTTGACCAGCGCGGCCAGCATGGTGTTGGCGTCGCCGAAGCGCACGATCAGGCGGTCGAGGCAGGGGCGGCCCGCAAAATACGCTTTGTTGGCTTCCAGCTCGATCAGTTCGCCGCTGCGGTACTGTTTGAATTTGAAGGGGCCGCTGCCGACAGGGTTGCGGTTGGTCGCGTCTTTCTGCCAGTTCTCGACCGCAATCTTGCCGTAGATGTGCTGCGGCAGAATCATGATGCCCGCCAGTGTCGCCAGAATCGGCGCATACACCTTGTCGGTACTCAGGGCGATGGTGCGGTCGTCGATCACCTTGATGCCGCTGATGGTCGTCGCCTTGCCGTCGTGGTAGGCGTCTGCGCCGCTCAGGACCTCGACCTGACTGAACGCGCCGCCGTTGTACTTGGGGCTGGCAATCGCGGTGAGGGTGAAGGCCACGTCTCTGGCGGTCAGCGGCTGCCCGTCGTGCCATTTGATGTTGGGGCGCAGCTTGAAGGTGAGGGTCTTCTTGTCGGCGGAAAACGTCCACGACTGCGCCAGATCGGCCTGATAGTTCAGGTCAGCCGTGGGTTTGACCAGGGCATTGAAGACCAGCTCTTCGATATTGGTGTCGTAGGTGGTCGGGAAGATCAGCGGATTGAGGTTGCCGGGTTCACTGTTCTGCGCGATGGTTGCCGTGCCGCCCACCTTGGGACAGCTGGCCGTCTGCGCGTAGGCACCACTCAGGAGCAGGGCGGCGGACAGAAAAAGCAGTTTACGCATGGTGAACCTCCGGGGCCAATCTGGATGGATGCAGGGACGTGCGGATCATCGAGCGGTCCACAGCTGCTGCTGGCGAGTGCTCAGGTACTGCGGGCCGTCTTCCGTCACCAATACGTTTTCCTCCACGATCATGCTGGGGTCAGGACTCATCAGGACAGTCGGTTCCAGGGTAAAAATCATGCCCGCTTCGACGCTCAGGCCGGGGGCGCGGCGCTTGTTGTCACCACGCGGGCCGAGAACCGCGCCGCCGTCGTGCACGTGTCGCCCGATCTGGTGGCCGGTGGAATGCTGAATCTCGGGATAGCCCAGGCTCAGCAGATGCTGACGGGCAGCGGCGTCCACCTGATAGCCCGGCGTTCCCGGTCTGAGAACGGCAAAGGCCGCGTCGATTGCGCCGTAGATCGCCCTGAAGACCTGTTGCTCGCGCTGGGGCGCGGCGTCTTCATCGTCTCTGAGAAAGTAGATGGTGCGGGCAATGTCGGAGTAGTACCCTTCCACGCCCAGCGCGGTATCCAGAATCAGCAGATCGCCGGGAACGACGGCTTCATCGGTCGGAGCGCGGTGAGACATCCCGACGCGGTTGATCAGTACCAGCGGCCCGCCAAAATCGCCCGGATCGGGGGCCGCGCCGAGTTCGGCGGCCAGTTCGTTCATGCGGGCCTGAATCTGCCGTTCGGTCTGTCCGGCATGCAGCGTCGGCAACAGGCGGTCATAAAACACCGTGGTCAGGTCGATGGCGCGTTGCAGGCGGCGCAGTTCTTCGGGCGACTTGATGGCCCGCACCCGGCTGAGCTGCTCCTCGCTGCTCACGATCTGAACGTCCGGCAGGGCGGTTCGCAGCACTTTTTCGAGCGACAGGTACTGTCCGTGGGTCAGGCCGTCGCAGCGAATGTCGTGTTCACTGAAGTTGAGCAGCACCGTCTGAGGAGCCAGTTCGCGCAGCCAGTCGCTCAGGTCGTTCTCGAACGAGGCGGCGTACTTGCGGGTTGTCAGAAAAGGCGAGTGCTGCTCGAAATGCCCGGCGTCGATGCGCGATACCAGCGCTTTCGGGCCGTCGCCGTCCAGCATAAAGGCGGCTTTGCCCACCGAATTGGTGCCGAAAACCAGCCCGACGTTGGGGTCGCTGCCTTCCTGGGTCAGGAAGAGCCAGAGTTCACCGGAATGGAGTTGCTGCGTGGCCTGTCGTGCCTTTTCTTCGCCCAGTGCTGACATTGCGCCCTCCTGAAGTGATTTGGCCCGGAGTGGTTGCACAAGTCTTAGCATGCTGGCTGTCAGCAGTCAAGATATTGAACTTTTGAGAGGATGTCCGGGAGCATTTCTGGCTGGATTTTTGTATTCAGTCCATGTAAAGGGTTGGAAGCACCGATATCATCCGATTGAACTTTGTTCAATAGATTGACCAAAGCGACCCTGATCGGTACAATCGCCGCACAACCGGGCAGCAACTCAGACAGCAGGGCAGGCCAGCAGTTCCTGATCGACGGGAGGCAACATGGTGGATACACTCGCACAGCAGAAAATCTCTCAGGCGCTCGCGACCCTGGGGCCAGACGAACTCTGGCTCTTCCTGACCCAGGAAGGCAGCGACCCCAACGTCGGGCTGGTTTTCGGCACTGCACTGAGCGGGCGGGCCGCCCTGATGCTGCATCCACAGCGCGGCGCTCTGGGACTGTGTGCCAATTACGACCGGGGCCATCTGGAGCATCAGGGCCAGTTTGCCGAACTGCGCGATTACACCACCAGTTTCGCCGACGCCTTCTGCACGTGGCTCTCCGAACTCGCGCCGCAGACCATCTGGCTTAATTTCAGCGAACACGACGCACTGGCCGATGGCCTGAGCTACGGGCAATACCTGAGCACCGAGCGGCTGATTCGCCAGACGCTTCCGGGCACCCAGATCAGGAGCAGTCAGGATCTGCTCCGCACCGTGCGGGGCGTCAAAACGCCCGAAGAACTGCGCCGCCTGCAACGCGCCATCGACCTGACCGGCGACCTGTATGACCGTCTGCTGCCGACCCTGGAAGTCGGACAAACTGAGCGGCAGATTCAGGCCCGTATGAACGTGCTGGCCGCCGAACTCGGCGCGGCCCCGTATCTCGGCGGTCACGGTGGGCCGCTGGTCTGCATCAACCGGGTGGGGCTGGCGCACCGCGCTCCCACCGACGAAGCGCTGCGCCCCGGCGACCTGCTGATTCTCGACACGGGCCTCGCCGTGGAAGGGTATTACTCTGACATTGCCCGCACGCTGTATGTCCGGCAGCCGGGCGAACACGAGGCACCCGCCGAAATTCAGGCGGTCTTTCAGGCCATTTACGCCGCGATTGACGCCGCCTTCGCCGTTCTGAAACCCGGCGTCCGTGGGGTAGACGTGGACGCCGCCGCCCGGAGCGCTCTGCGCGGTGCCGGTCAACCTGAACTCAGCCACGCCACCGGCCATCAGACCGGGCAGCGGGTGCACGACGGCGGCACCCTGCTTGGCCCCGACTGGGAGCGGTACAACGCTGCTTCACGCGGAGTGGTGCAGGAGGGCGAGGTGTACACCCTGGAACCGACGGTGGTGCAGTCGCCGCTGCCGAGCATGATCGTCGAGGAAAACGTGGTGGTGACGCACAGCGGCGCTCGTTACCTGAGTCGCCGTCAGGAACACCTATGGCTGATCTGAGGCCGCACCTGAACCCTGCGCGTCTGGCGACCCTGCGCGGCCTGCTGGATTCTCAACGAGCGCCTGGAATCGAAGCGCTGCTGATCACCGCGCCGTACCAGTTGCGTGCCTTCTGCGGCGTGCGGGTTTCGGCGGGTGCGCTGGTGCTGACAGCCGAGGGCAGCGTGCTGCTGCTCGATCCACGCTACCTGGCTGCCGTGACCGTTCCCGGCGGCGTGACGTTGAAGCCGTATGCCAATGCTCGAACTTTTTCCGCAGGCATCCGGGAAGTCCTCGGCAGCGCCAGACGCATCGGCGTGTACGCGCCTGCGCT is drawn from Deinococcus ruber and contains these coding sequences:
- a CDS encoding TetR/AcrR family transcriptional regulator, with the translated sequence MPRVSRTQAAQNRELTIQAAARLFRERGIDHVSVQDVMAAVGLTHGGFYRQFKSKDALVSEATRYAYTSMAASIGEVESSIGDHHAAQQAYIREYLSAAHRDHPGQGCPTAALVQDVARTGTADTRHTLAEGVESLARWLDSGDQDGLVTACTLFGALLVARAAEGTPLADQVLERVGAALTQAR
- a CDS encoding aminopeptidase — protein: MPDQAFYRRYAELAVQVAVPVLPGQHLLIVSPPEASSVAQAIAQAAYHAGAADVDILYEDAQANSLKVQFAALERLKIFPAWTAQALNAHAEAGQPILSLHAPQPQSVVGSVTAERVGLAAAARNAALESYGMRRSRVQFNWSVMAVATPAWAELLRPDLPPQEALNWLWQVLARLLRLDTPDPALAWQTHAARLMQRCAALDALHIHELHFEGPGTDLHIGLPEGHRWFGPLVPSTFGLYGIPNMPTEEISTLPHRLAAEGRVRMTRPLVIHGQLIEELDLTFEGGRVTALHCPVGEATLRQLLETDEGAAHLGEVALVSEGSLVSSEHRTFYSTLIDENASCHLALGRAYPVTLAGGAELGLTEFQAAGGNHSQVHLDFMVGSPRLQVTALKADGEPVTILREGRWVQ
- a CDS encoding helix-turn-helix domain-containing protein; protein product: MTPSTRVNNKDLPERLHPERLYLGERLRALRQARGMTLQDLADAAQCSRSFLSMLERGQTDVSATLLQRVAAAFHLSAADLLPDDRRADSLKIVRHGEAPRTVELSHGVQVQILFNNLLQKIQPVLLTLEPSTEHRNDTGHAGEEFVYVLEGELQLTVNEAPTRTLRSGDSAYYPSALPHRLSNPGKDTARILTISTPPRLV
- a CDS encoding ABC transporter permease, which codes for MSAAPVLTRTRSVGGRSLGRFTRHRLALISVVVLILLILVGIFAPLLAPYDPYNLATGPSGNIQFASPPTREFWLGTDTLGRDVLSRLIFGTRVSLTIGISAALLALVIGVVLGVIAGFRGGWTDTLLSRFTDAVAAFPSLFLILTVSSFVPPSLFTTVTVIGLLSWVPTFRLMRGETLKLRDLEYVDAARALGAGDPRLMFRHILPNAAAPIIVQTTLGVAEAILTESALSFLGLGVQQPVASWGNMLSDARTITVLQSQPWLWLPSGAAILVTVLAINFLGDGLRDTFNPREQ
- a CDS encoding ABC transporter permease produces the protein MLPFIARRGLQGAVLLIIVSFISFAVMNLAPGNAMQTFINPRMSPQEISRAETALGIDKPVPLQYLSWVSNLAQGNFGYSVRNGESVTALLKQRAGPTLLLTLTSFVLIVVLALGIGIYSAARPYSIIDYLSTMLVFAGISIPSFFFGLSLIYLFSVQLGWFPTSGFENYSADHQGWALLFDRLWHMVLPVCVLTLTGTASILRHVRSSVSEALRQDYVRTARSKGVGEVSILFKHALRNGLIPVVTLLGLSLPAFFAGSVITETIFAWPGMGRLLVDSVFARDYPVSMAINTITAVLVIVGSLVADVLYGLIDPRVRLES
- a CDS encoding ABC transporter substrate-binding protein, giving the protein MRKLLFLSAALLLSGAYAQTASCPKVGGTATIAQNSEPGNLNPLIFPTTYDTNIEELVFNALVKPTADLNYQADLAQSWTFSADKKTLTFKLRPNIKWHDGQPLTARDVAFTLTAIASPKYNGGAFSQVEVLSGADAYHDGKATTISGIKVIDDRTIALSTDKVYAPILATLAGIMILPQHIYGKIAVENWQKDATNRNPVGSGPFKFKQYRSGELIELEANKAYFAGRPCLDRLIVRFGDANTMLAALVKGEVDAAPVPVPSVASVKDNANVKLTVVNQLDFDYVGTNLRNPVLADKAVRTAMAYAINRKAIVTGLMSGYGTVVDTIFPKSHWAYPSNVRPIPYDPALAQKTLDDAGWTMSGGVRSKDGKTLKLRLFYTTGNPVRERGAALIQANLRQIGIQVDLQSMDFPTLVTYLLPKDGQNKPRAVNATDFDLFILGFGIERDPSEYLSYFTADGQPPNGYNFTGYTDAAGGNLLTKAQETVAQTARKALYNQFGLLMRDQLPWIPLTQAQALYGSQTRLHNFAPDIRGVNVNVARWWVQ
- a CDS encoding M24 family metallopeptidase; the protein is MSALGEEKARQATQQLHSGELWLFLTQEGSDPNVGLVFGTNSVGKAAFMLDGDGPKALVSRIDAGHFEQHSPFLTTRKYAASFENDLSDWLRELAPQTVLLNFSEHDIRCDGLTHGQYLSLEKVLRTALPDVQIVSSEEQLSRVRAIKSPEELRRLQRAIDLTTVFYDRLLPTLHAGQTERQIQARMNELAAELGAAPDPGDFGGPLVLINRVGMSHRAPTDEAVVPGDLLILDTALGVEGYYSDIARTIYFLRDDEDAAPQREQQVFRAIYGAIDAAFAVLRPGTPGYQVDAAARQHLLSLGYPEIQHSTGHQIGRHVHDGGAVLGPRGDNKRRAPGLSVEAGMIFTLEPTVLMSPDPSMIVEENVLVTEDGPQYLSTRQQQLWTAR
- a CDS encoding M24 family metallopeptidase → MVDTLAQQKISQALATLGPDELWLFLTQEGSDPNVGLVFGTALSGRAALMLHPQRGALGLCANYDRGHLEHQGQFAELRDYTTSFADAFCTWLSELAPQTIWLNFSEHDALADGLSYGQYLSTERLIRQTLPGTQIRSSQDLLRTVRGVKTPEELRRLQRAIDLTGDLYDRLLPTLEVGQTERQIQARMNVLAAELGAAPYLGGHGGPLVCINRVGLAHRAPTDEALRPGDLLILDTGLAVEGYYSDIARTLYVRQPGEHEAPAEIQAVFQAIYAAIDAAFAVLKPGVRGVDVDAAARSALRGAGQPELSHATGHQTGQRVHDGGTLLGPDWERYNAASRGVVQEGEVYTLEPTVVQSPLPSMIVEENVVVTHSGARYLSRRQEHLWLI